ACACTGAACGCTCATTGGCGGATATAGACCTTTGGTGTCCTTATATCCGGTATCTGCCTGGGTGCTGCATGTGTGTTTTGCAGGCAGTTTGGCGCTAGCAGTTCAGGATGCGTGAATTATACCCGGCCACAGAAGAGGATGAGTGGGCTTGTGGTTGAGCAACACTTGAGGaagtttcttcttccccctaTAATGATGCTTTTTCTGTCTTGCTGAGGATTCTCTTCACACACCTCTTCCCTTAATTGTCTTTGTGATTCCAACCATAGCTCTTGACTTGCCGTATCCAAGCCCAGATAGCCTAAGCATAACAGGCTTCTCTTGTTTATGGTGGATCCCAGCTCTTAAATTTCCGTGAACGCCATGTCGTTCGACGGCTCTGGCTCCAGCTCCCGCGGTGGCTCGAGGCGTGTTGTTTCGTCCGCTGCACGCCCCGACTCGCCTACTTTACCTCCCTTTAGCATTCCTGAGGGCGAAGGTCGTCTTTTTGGTTTGTTAATCCATCTGTCCAGAATATACCCACCAAAATACTCATGGAAAAGATATAGATGAAGTGGCTGGAGAGTACGATCACCACACAACTATCGATGGTAGCCAGGAGCCGCAGGTTGAAGAAAGCCTGCAAGAGGCCATCGACACTACCATTCAAAGCCCTACCCTCAGCGAGCCTGAGACGGTTCTCTTAGTTCGTTCTCGGTCTGGTTCACCCATTGTCTCCACCGAGCCTTTCCCCGAGCTCAATAATTCCGAGACCCAACCTCCTCCGGATGGGTATTGGGCACAAGAGCGGGCTTACGATTACGCTCTGGGCAAGGTAGCAGAGGAAGACCGACGATACAGAGAGATTAACGATTGTATCGCTGCCCTCCGTGGCCCTCTGGTTtccgttgaagaagacagTACTCATATGACGGTGTTGGAAGGTGTTCATCCATGCCCCGAAGTTACTCACTACGATCATTTCTGCATCCATCACGAGACTCATAAGCAAACGCTCTTTACCAAGGTCACTGATTTCCTCAACTTGAACGAGGAGATTCCAGACACTTTTCGACGACGCTTCCTCTTAATTTGCGCCATGATCGCTGATATGGAGGTCATTTTCTTTCGTGGAAAGGAGTTTCCTAGTGACCCTATACGGCTCGTCACTATCGACGAACTTCGCAAAACTCTGCAGCACGCAGTTGAAATCCGTCAAGTGCTTGTTGATGTGAACTTCCTCATCTCTCAGGAGAAAGACATTGCAGAATATACTCGTTACCATGTGGCTCAGGTGGCGGCTGAGCGTGGACTCACCCTGGTCGACCAATTCCAGCGCATGTCCCGGCTCATTACACAGTAAGTCCTTCTCATTAGCCCTAAGAAGAACACAGAAAGCTGACTTTGTTGCTGGCCACAAAGATACCTAAAACGCGTCCGCCACGCCGAGCAGACCTTTTTCGAGCTGTTCCTTCAGTTTTACGATGTTTATTTCTATGAGGATTTTCACGTCATGTACAACAACCTCCGTGTCGAGCATAGCATGGCCCACATCCCTCGCCGACTACAGGAAACATCACACATTCTGACCGCCGTCTATCAGTTGCTTTCTCTCCTGGCCCAGGAGTACAAGGAGCTCGGCCAGATCAATGCCGATATCGGAAAAACCTACTTAACTCCTGTCCTGAAAGAACTTGCTTGTGGACCCTGCATCTGTACCGATATTTTTGACCGCACTCCCTCCGCAGTAGAAGACCAGGATCAGGAAgagcctcctcatcatcatcattgcCCCCGTAACGATACCGGGGAAGCTCAATCTCAAAAAGGCCTGGCCTCTAGTGGCGATGGCTCCTCCGCCGACCCTCAGACTTATCTTACACGGCACATTTTTGCGCAGTGGCTTTCTTGTGAGGTTCCTTCCGAGCCTCGTTCCGAGCTTCGTCGGGTTGAAAGCACTCAACTTTCCACTTCGCCTTCCGATGACAATCACACCCAGCCCGATCACGTTGGTCTTGCGGGTCAGCCTGCAATAATCCAGTCTATTGAGGACCATGatcaccatggccatggcgCAGGAGATGATCAGGAGATACCCTCGCAGGCCTCTGAGAGCATCACAGCCCAGGCTTCCAGCTTCGAAGATGAATCTGCCGAGAACTATCAGAGTGGTTCTATTCAAGAGTCTGCGAACCACTATGCACGCGTCAATCACGCCAACCAGAACGGCCAGAGTGACCTTTCACAAACTTCTATTGAGTCTCAGACAGTTGGCTACTCTCCCTATGATGTTCCGCTGCCCAATGGCCTCCCCACTATAGAACAAATGCAACAGCTCGAAGGCGACATATTTCGCAGGCTACGCGTTCCAAACGCCCCGGGTGACGGCAGCCGTACTTTAGCCAGATTCCAGGAAGAATACTTGCCTGAGCAGGCTTCTGCACCCGAGCAAAGTCTCAAAAGCGAGTTTGACTTCCTTGGTTTGAACTCTTCGAATGAGGATTGGCTTCCCTACGACCACGATGCTGACAGGCAGGTCATGGACGAGGAGTCCTGTGGCTACGATGCTCAAAGCAGAAACGCCGGTATGGCACTCTTCGACATGGACCCCACCACCTTGGGAAACCAGCTCGAGCAAATGGCTTCAGCCTACACCTACGAAAATAACAACTACAGCCATCCCAGGCTCCCTACAGACTTCCTTTTTCGCGACGAGACCCCCactccttcagctcctgtTCGCTACAATGCCGAGATTCGCAGAGACTTCACTGCTCCTAATACTTTCCACAATCACGCCCATTACCGCCACAACCTCGAGAGTGGGCCCGTCTTTGGTTACACTGAAGCCCACGGctcctcgttctcctcaGACAACGCACGCCCCGAGCTCCCACAGGACGAGTCAGGCCTTCGTAATGGCGGCATTCTTCGTGAAGACGGCACTtactctcctcttctccccccATACACCGAGACTGCCCCGGAGCCGCGCTACATTTCGCGCAATGCTCACTTCCACGCTCCCAGACTGGGCCGTCGTAGTGCGCGTCATTTTCAGCGTAGGTAAACCTTTTATCTCCTCTAGTGGAGCACTGACTATCATCATCCGACTTTTAACGCACACTCTTACTTATCCTGTTCGTCGTTGAGGGGAGTGACTTCCAGTTATTGGGGTTTTTCattggttggttggttggttggttggttggttggtggttggtggttggtggtcGAAGACCAAGTTTCGTTGGCGCTGAATCATGGACGAAATGAATGGACATTTCAATTTCAATTCCAATTGTTTGTTGTCGACATGTTGCGGTGGTTTTGGTTCCGATAAGCATACTGCAGCACTGACATGACACAAACATAACACCGACTTCAGGTCGGATCTATCTGTATTAAGTCAAACACATACGTGAGACGAGAGAGGCACAAGCCAGAAACACGAAACCgaaggaaaaaaagaggcaaaacaacaaaactcacgaaaaaaaaattatttgGGATTTTCAATCGATCAATGCGAATTGCAATATGAATTAACGGGAGGATAGGTTTTATGGCTGTCATTTTGTGTACTACCTACTACGGTAACATTCAGCATCAGCAGGACTTCAAATCCGATATCATCGGTACCTTAGTTAGTATTTCCAATTGATAGGATACTGGAACTATGGCGCAGACAGGCCAAGCAAAGACATATTCCCATCTTAAGTACATCCGTTCTCTCCGTCGTTTCTAACTGCCCGATCGCTGAAAGAACAAACTAAGCCTCAGAATCCTTATACGCGCCCAGCTTAAACAACTTCTTCGCATTATCCTTcccaatcttcttcttgtcgacCAGATTCAACTCCGCAGCATCAAACCACTCACAAGCATCCGGGAATGTCTCAAACGGATAATCAATCGAGAACAAGATCCGATCGGACCCAACCTCACTCATACAGAAGTTCAACGTGGTGGTTGAAAAGTGGCCTGACGTTGTGATCCAGAGGTTATCTGCAAAATACTCCCGTATGGTCCGCTTACACGTCTCCGCAAGCCCCAGAATCTTCTTCCGGTCCTCAAACCAGTGGTTTATCCGCCACATGTCGAACGGGATGTGCTCGCCCAGATGACCCAGAATGATCTGCAGCTTCGGGTGTCTGTCAAAAACACCGTTGGTTACCATTCCCAAGGCGTGTAGGGAGACACCTTGTGCGAAGCTGAGTGGCGGTCCGACGAGCCATTTCCTGTCAGCCCAGAGCTTATTGTAGATTGTGCCTGTGGGGTTCCGTGGGTGTAAATAGAGGGGGACGTCGAGGTCTGTAGCTGTTTTCCAGAAGACGTCCCATGAGGCATTGTCGTAGAAGATCATGTCGTCACCGTCTGGGCCAGCTCGTTGCGTGTCGTTTACGAGGGCGCCGAGAAAGCCGTATTTCTCGACGCAGCGGCGGAGCTCGGCGGCCGCTTCTTCGGGGTTATGCATGGATAGTgttctatatatacataatCTAGTTAGCTGGGTTGTTGATGCGAGGAAGACAACAGTAACTATTGTGGTTGCAACTCACGCAAAAGCCCCAAACCGATCCGGCCTGCCCTTAATCTGCTCTGCGATATAATCATTGATCTCAACCGCTAGTGCTTGAGCCTCGGCTGGATCCCAGATATCCTGGACACCAGGTGCGGTATAAGAAAGGATTTGGTAGCCGACACCGTACTTGTCTGCATGGTCAATGCGGATCTTGTTGATGTCCGTGATTTCCTTGACGTGGGTTTCTGGGTCTgtggaaaagagagaagcCCACCAGCGGGTCTTCTCTTCGAAGCGGGGGAGGGCAAAGGCCTCTTCAAGGGCGATCTTGCCGAGCATTGTGACGGTTGTACCTTAGTCTTGAGGATGAAAGTAAAGAGATGTTGTATTACGTTGGTAGTGAAAGAAAAACAATGGTGTTATGGCGGTTTATATATCAAGATGCAGGTGCCGCATATCCGATCGGAATTGTTCCACGAGAGGCTAGGAAAATGAGCTCCCCAACTAGCTTCATATCGGAAGCATCCATGCCCGTACTCATCGCTCATAGGAAGCTCCAGCTTGCGCATGGTTGGGGAAGTGCGCGTTCCGCCGGTCGAGGTGCGCGGACCGCCCGACATGAGAGCCATTCCCCGCACGATAACGGCATTGATAAGGGACTGATAAGAGTCGATAAGAATCTGGCACGCAGCGGAGATCTGGGGTTGTTAGCGCCTGGCAGAGAACCGGAGAAGAGTTTCGGGCAGTCATCGATCACTGGCTTCAAACTAGTTCTCCATAGTATAAGGAAGATCGACAGGAATGCGAAATGAGGCCAAGTACGCTCCGATCCTGCAGCCGTACTCTGGTCTTCTGCCGTATGCCGCTTCCTCCATTTCTCTCTGTTGCACATATTGTTGACAAATGGCTATTCTTAGCGACCGCGACCTCTTCACTCCGCAACCGTTCCCTACCCCAGGGGCCCGGACTCGACGTCGAGGCGATGCTGTTTTCGTGTCGAGTCCGAGTCCACAGCCACGGGCCTGAGCCTCTTGGCCCCCAAGACAGCCTTCTCTTGCAACCCCCGAGAAGGAAGGCTCCCAAGGCTCGCCCGTCGCTTCATTGGGCAGATCACAAATCTCACTGCCACTTCCCATGCGCACCCCCTCCGGTCTTCCAATCATAGCTGCTTGACGATCACTGACCGCAGCGCTGCTCCCAAGAAATTGGTTGCCGGCGAATGATTCCCTTGTCTTTGTTGAGCCTGTTAATTTCCGCCGCGCCCATCACCCTAGCTCGGGGCGCTTTTGGCAGCTAGCCTACACATAATCCTGCGTGTTCCAACGTCTTCTCAGTTCTTACAATGtctcctctccgcatcaACTGTCAGCCTTTCCTGTCGATTTTCACTTCCTTTGTCCTTCACCCCGTGGTCGTCTCCTGAGTTAGTTACACGCGGTTGTCGAGTCTCTTTGTCTCGCAACAACTTACGAGATCAACTCAAAGAACTTCTCTTTTACCCATCCGTAACCACTGGGTAGGACACTGCCAGGGCATTCTCGCGTGGCTGACATTCTTTGTCCTGTGGTCCGTGAAACTGTCAGTTCCCAGTTTATAGTGGAGCTTGGATTCATTTATCGTCGCCTTCGATGAGCTCGGCCTTCGCGTCTTTCGACTTCCGAGACTGGTAACGATCTGGGCTTTGAGTTGCCAATGTCACTGAGAGCTGCTACTGGGGCTGTTGTTTGTCTGATATAGGTCTCTTAGCCTTGCGATTCTTTTCGTATCACGTCCtcaaacaccaccaccaattTACCTCTCGTACAATGCAAGCCAAAGACATCGCCAGCCCTTTGGGCGACATCGCCCTCGAACCCCGGACAGAAAATCTCGAGTATGCGGTAGATAGGAAAGACAGTTTCGTGCCCATACGCACTTTTGGGACGGCAGCGGAACGTGCTCGACGGAATATGAACGCGAAGCTGGCAAACCCACTTGCAGGATATTCTCTTGAAGAGCTGCGCAAGCAGGGTATCAACTTTGCTGTCACAAATCAAATAGGCGATCAGGAAGATATTCGCGCCTTTGGACTGGGCGCGATGTTGGCCCAGGCGCCGGAGAAGTTCGCAAGCGTACCTGGCTTGACAAGGGAAGAACTCGACGTTTTGCGACATGAGTTTGAGAACCGTTGGTCACAGCCTTGGACCATGTACCTGGTCATCGTTTTGTGTTCTTTGTCAGCCGCTGTGCAGGGAATGGGTAAGCTCACTGCCTCGGTCCGGGCGATATCCAAATACTAATTGTTTCAGATGAAACCGTGGTGAACGGCGCGCAGATATTCTACAAGCATCAGTTCGGCATCGCGGAAGTAGACAACTCTAGACACAATTGGATTTCGGGGCTTGTGAATTCTGCACCATATCTATGCTGTGCTGTCGTCGGTTGTTGGCTGACGGTTCCATTCAACTCTTGGTTTGGCAGACGGGGAACAATCTTCATCACTTGCATTTTCTCGGCTACAACATGTCTTTGGCAGGGCTTTGTCAATACCTGGTGGCACCTTTTTATCGCTCGGTTTGCTCTTGGCTTCGGAATTGGTCCAAAGTCCGCAACTGTACCTATCTACGCGGCGGAAACAGCCCCTCCAGCTATTCGTGGTGCCCTTGTAATGCAATGGCAAATGTGGACGGCCTTTGGCATTATGTTTGGTAAGTCCTTTGGCGATATTGTATAGAGTTTAGTGCTAAGACGAGTAGGGTATGCCGCCGACCTAGCTTTCTATCAGGTGCCTGATTCATCTGGCATCGTCGGCCTTAACTGGCGTCTGATGCTGGCCTCCGCTCTGCTCCCCGCGGTGATCGTCTGCTGCTTCGTCTTTACGGTCCCAGAATCGCCCCGTTGGTATATGTCCCGGAATCTTTACGACCGGGCGTATCAGTCGATGTGTAGCTTGCGCTTCAATAAGGTGCAGGCTGCCCGTGATATGTACTACATGTACACCTTGCTTGAGGCCGAGAACTCGATGAAACTAGGGCAAAACAAGCTGTTAGAGCTGATCAACGTACCTCGGAATCGCCGCGCTATGATCGCCTCTGAGCTCGTTATGTTCATGCAGCAGGTATGATACCACTATACAAATTATGAGATGACTGCTAAATCTTCTAGTTTTGCGGCGTCAACGTGCTTGCCTATTACTCGTCCGAAATCTTCCTGTCAACCAACCGCGCTGACAATAAATTGACCTCCTCTAACCAACGCAAAGCCCTCACCGCATCACTCGGATGGGGCCTTATCAACTGGTTATTCGCTATTCCTGCTGTGTATTCAATCGATACCTTCGGACGACGAAATCTGTTATTGAGTACATTTCCTCTGATGGCTCTCGCAATGTTCTTCACAGGCTTTAGCTTCTGGATCCCAGAAGATACAGCAAACAACGCCCGCCTCGGGTGTACCGCATTAGGAACATACCTATTTGGTATATTCTACTCCGTCGGCGAGGGACCCGTCCCGTTCACCTACTCCGCGGAAGCCTACCCGCTATACGTCCGTTCATACGGTATGGCCCTGGCGACGGCTACAACCTGGTTCTTCAATTTCGTGCTAGCCATCACCTGGCCAGCGCTCCTTGGTGCCTTCAAACATCAGGGAGCATTCAGCTGGTATGCCGCTTGGTGTATAGTTGGCTGGTGGCTGATTCTCATGTTTATGCCTGAGACCAAGGGCAAAACactcgaggaactggatCAGGTGTTTTCGGTATCTACGCAGTTCCACGCCAAATACGGCTTACGGCAGATTCCGTATTTCTTCAGGCGATATATCCTGCGGCAATCAGTGCAGCCGGAAATCTTGTACGAGCAAGACAATTCTTCCACTAATTTGGCGGATGTGGGATTTAACACGGTGTAAGTCGGTTTGAGTTTTTTGACAACGAGTCTACGTACGTATACGAGTAACGTTATATACCCGTCATGTATCTGTATCCATATGTTTATGTTCATGCTCATGTCCATTTTATAGCTAGCTAGTCTATGGAGTATATATTCCCATGTTCTAGAGAAACGTTGAACCTGGAAAACTTCAGTCAGCATGAATACGTATAAAGATAAAAGCGTATAAGTGAGACAGAATAGCCATTTCAGACAGCAGTTGGAACGATTGTTGATCCGCATGGAAAGACTCGGAACAGGTCTGTGTGAAATCTTGCTTCATCCTTTGGCTGGGGGATACGATGAATTAAGAAAAAATGGGTATCATACCTATTAAAAATTTCATCAAAAAATAGTTGGCGTATTGAATTAACATCAGAATTGCCCATTGAGGGGAAGCCCAAGGTTGACAAACGATGAAGTGtttgaaggaaaggaaatTGAAAATATCAACAGAAGTCAGGACGATATTAATCTCCATAATACGCTAAGCTATATCAGGAATGGGATTCGCTTACTTTACCAATTAAAGGAGCATATCAATCAAGGAGGCTCCACATGTTTGTACCTTTTGTACTGTTTGCGCGCTTTGCTCGAAGTTATTCTAGATTTCTAAAATTTCTGGCTCAGGGTTTGAAGGTGGTGTCTGGTGTAAGCCTTTCGACCTTGCAAGTTCGGGATCCTGAAATCGCTCAGACGGAATTCTGTTTCGTTGGTACCACATCAGACTGTATTTGTCGGAATTAGTGCCATTGCACGTCTTGCCAGGTATGGAACGATCAGCATATTCTACGCCTTTTTCATCAATCTACATCCCCGCGTCGgactggagaaggaggaggggggaaagATATTCGGTCAATTGGTTATGTGTTAATTGGTGCTGATAAGAAACACTTCTCTCTAGTGATCCCTCCATCCATACACGACCAACCTACCCCGTTTCCAACATATCAAATCCTTATACCGCCAAAATGGTCGACGCTCCCGAGAGTCCCAGACCGCAATCGCAGCAACAAAGTGTGTAGGAAAACAAACACCCTTTGGGCTGCTCCTCGGGGCTTCCAATCCAGTCCAGTGCATTTCACTTTGTTCCAACCTTCTCTCTGCTTTAAACGAGGCACACACCATTCAACTATGCAACTGCATTAAACTTCTCTTCTATCTCCCGGTACTAATACACATTCCCTTATAGCACCCCAAAAGCCGCAGTACCAAAATGGAGTCAGAACGAACGGCCGCGCATTCAACTCACTGAACTGGCGCGTGAAGCGCGAGGAGAGTCCCTCTCAATCtgagagccagagccagggtCAGGACCAGAGCTCGCCGGGCCCGAGAACGTCGAGGGTAGGAGGATTTAGCCGCCCCAAGGAGAATGTTGTGCCCCAGGCTATCTCTGAGGGACGGAGACTCTATGTCGGGAACATGCCCTATACGGcgaagatggaagatgtaAAGGAGTTGTTTAGAAAGGGAGGGTTTGAGGCGTACGTTTATCCCGCTTTGTTCTATATCATTGAACTGAGTTGCGGGAAGCTAACGGATGGTTTTTTGTCGTCTGGTATAGTTCACGCGTCGACATCTCAATCGACCCCTTCTCCGGCCGCAACCCCTCATACTGCTTCGTGGACCTCGAGACAAAGGAGCTTGCCGAACGCGCGATGACCGAACTGGACGGAAGCGACTTGCTCGGAAGACCCGTGAAGATTAAACCAGGTGTCGTTAAGAGCGCCTCTGAgcgccaacagcagcagcagcgcacAGGACTAGGATCGGGTAACGGCGATGGGCCG
This genomic interval from Aspergillus puulaauensis MK2 DNA, chromosome 7, nearly complete sequence contains the following:
- a CDS encoding amidohydrolase family protein (COG:S;~EggNog:ENOG410PJAS;~InterPro:IPR006680,IPR032466,IPR032465;~PFAM:PF04909;~go_function: GO:0016787 - hydrolase activity [Evidence IEA];~go_function: GO:0016831 - carboxy-lyase activity [Evidence IEA]) encodes the protein MLGKIALEEAFALPRFEEKTRWWASLFSTDPETHVKEITDINKIRIDHADKYGVGYQILSYTAPGVQDIWDPAEAQALAVEINDYIAEQIKGRPDRFGAFATLSMHNPEEAAAELRRCVEKYGFLGALVNDTQRAGPDGDDMIFYDNASWDVFWKTATDLDVPLYLHPRNPTGTIYNKLWADRKWLVGPPLSFAQGVSLHALGMVTNGVFDRHPKLQIILGHLGEHIPFDMWRINHWFEDRKKILGLAETCKRTIREYFADNLWITTSGHFSTTTLNFCMSEVGSDRILFSIDYPFETFPDACEWFDAAELNLVDKKKIGKDNAKKLFKLGAYKDSEA
- a CDS encoding uncharacterized protein (COG:A;~EggNog:ENOG410PQRD;~InterPro:IPR000504,IPR012677,IPR035979;~PFAM:PF00076;~go_function: GO:0003676 - nucleic acid binding [Evidence IEA]); protein product: MVDAPESPRPQSQQQTPQKPQYQNGVRTNGRAFNSLNWRVKREESPSQSESQSQGQDQSSPGPRTSRVGGFSRPKENVVPQAISEGRRLYVGNMPYTAKMEDVKELFRKGGFEASRVDISIDPFSGRNPSYCFVDLETKELAERAMTELDGSDLLGRPVKIKPGVVKSASERQQQQQRTGLGSGNGDGPSSGSPRGNKTSPFNADRWRRDENSGPATPTKLSTGQGMSTGSADPNKRLYVGGLPRLTEQDDITTSITDFFKDYNVANVSKLFTPHPAKRFEPGNHYYLFVDFATVEETQNAMAAMNGAEGPWGSGIRVQRARGETWKETGSSSEERKPASHWGSSTRAQAPEAVGTEGVVEA
- a CDS encoding uncharacterized protein (COG:S;~EggNog:ENOG410Q21V), with the protein product MSFDGSGSSSRGGSRRVVSSAARPDSPTLPPFSIPEGEGRLFDEVAGEYDHHTTIDGSQEPQVEESLQEAIDTTIQSPTLSEPETVLLVRSRSGSPIVSTEPFPELNNSETQPPPDGYWAQERAYDYALGKVAEEDRRYREINDCIAALRGPLVSVEEDSTHMTVLEGVHPCPEVTHYDHFCIHHETHKQTLFTKVTDFLNLNEEIPDTFRRRFLLICAMIADMEVIFFRGKEFPSDPIRLVTIDELRKTLQHAVEIRQVLVDVNFLISQEKDIAEYTRYHVAQVAAERGLTLVDQFQRMSRLITQYLKRVRHAEQTFFELFLQFYDVYFYEDFHVMYNNLRVEHSMAHIPRRLQETSHILTAVYQLLSLLAQEYKELGQINADIGKTYLTPVLKELACGPCICTDIFDRTPSAVEDQDQEEPPHHHHCPRNDTGEAQSQKGLASSGDGSSADPQTYLTRHIFAQWLSCEVPSEPRSELRRVESTQLSTSPSDDNHTQPDHVGLAGQPAIIQSIEDHDHHGHGAGDDQEIPSQASESITAQASSFEDESAENYQSGSIQESANHYARVNHANQNGQSDLSQTSIESQTVGYSPYDVPLPNGLPTIEQMQQLEGDIFRRLRVPNAPGDGSRTLARFQEEYLPEQASAPEQSLKSEFDFLGLNSSNEDWLPYDHDADRQVMDEESCGYDAQSRNAGMALFDMDPTTLGNQLEQMASAYTYENNNYSHPRLPTDFLFRDETPTPSAPVRYNAEIRRDFTAPNTFHNHAHYRHNLESGPVFGYTEAHGSSFSSDNARPELPQDESGLRNGGILREDGTYSPLLPPYTETAPEPRYISRNAHFHAPRLGRRSARHFQRR
- a CDS encoding uncharacterized protein (COG:G;~EggNog:ENOG410PHGF;~InterPro:IPR005828,IPR003663,IPR036259,IPR020846;~PFAM:PF00083,PF07690;~TransMembrane:12 (i126-144o172-194i206-223o229-251i263-281o301-320i392-410o430-453i460-482o488-508i529-556o562-580i);~go_component: GO:0016020 - membrane [Evidence IEA];~go_component: GO:0016021 - integral component of membrane [Evidence IEA];~go_function: GO:0022857 - transmembrane transporter activity [Evidence IEA];~go_process: GO:0055085 - transmembrane transport [Evidence IEA]), yielding MQAKDIASPLGDIALEPRTENLEYAVDRKDSFVPIRTFGTAAERARRNMNAKLANPLAGYSLEELRKQGINFAVTNQIGDQEDIRAFGLGAMLAQAPEKFASVPGLTREELDVLRHEFENRWSQPWTMYLVIVLCSLSAAVQGMDETVVNGAQIFYKHQFGIAEVDNSRHNWISGLVNSAPYLCCAVVGCWLTVPFNSWFGRRGTIFITCIFSATTCLWQGFVNTWWHLFIARFALGFGIGPKSATVPIYAAETAPPAIRGALVMQWQMWTAFGIMFGYAADLAFYQVPDSSGIVGLNWRLMLASALLPAVIVCCFVFTVPESPRWYMSRNLYDRAYQSMCSLRFNKVQAARDMYYMYTLLEAENSMKLGQNKLLELINVPRNRRAMIASELVMFMQQFCGVNVLAYYSSEIFLSTNRADNKLTSSNQRKALTASLGWGLINWLFAIPAVYSIDTFGRRNLLLSTFPLMALAMFFTGFSFWIPEDTANNARLGCTALGTYLFGIFYSVGEGPVPFTYSAEAYPLYVRSYGMALATATTWFFNFVLAITWPALLGAFKHQGAFSWYAAWCIVGWWLILMFMPETKGKTLEELDQVFSVSTQFHAKYGLRQIPYFFRRYILRQSVQPEILYEQDNSSTNLADVGFNTV